GGCGTCCGGCAGCCATTGCCCTCCTTGATGCGGTCCTGCAGTGGCGGAGGATAGGGGATTTGAACCCCTGAGGGCTATTAACCCAACCCGCGTTCCAGGCGAGCGCCATAGGCCACTAGGCGAATCCTCCGTCGGTCATGGTAGCGGACTGGGCTGGGTGCCTATGTCCACCGTCGCCTTGACCGGCCCCGATGCACGCCGTGAGCTGGCCACGAGCACCGCGCCGCCGACCAAAGCGGCCACCAGCAGGCCCAGCAGCGGGCGGAATCCGAGGGCATGTGCGAGGTACGGCGCGGAGCTGGCGCCGAGAAAGACGGTGAATCCGTACAGGGCGGTACCGGCCCCGCGCCGGGGCGCCGCCCTATCGCCGAACATGGTGACCATGGCCGTCGAGGCGACGGCGATACCGGCGACGAAGATGTTGCTGCCGATGATGATGACTGGAATGGAGTTGGCGCCGAGGGCCTCCACCGTCAGACCCGCTGCGGCCAGCGCGTAGCCGGCCAGCGCGCCGGTCTCGGTGCCGACCTTGCCCACCCATGACCCCACGAACGGGGCCACCAGCATCCCGGGGATGCCGGCCAGCCGAATGGTGGTGCCCATGGATTCGGGCAGATGCAACGCATCCACCAGCTGTGTTGCCAGGCTGGCGTACATCGCCACGAACGACAGCATCAGCACGAAGACGGCGGCCAGTGGTACCGCGATGTCCGCGCGAGTGAGGAGCCGGGCTTGTGCGGTGAAGCCGGACACCACCCGCGCCGAGGAATCCCCGCTGGGCTCCTCGCGCATGACCACCGCCAACAGGGCGACATTGCCAGCGAGCCCGATCGCACTGACCCAGAACAGCCACTGCCAGCCCCAGGCGTCCGTGACGACCGAGGCCAGCACCTGTCCGAGCACCCCGGCCATCAGATACGCGGTGGACACCGCGCCGATCGCGGTGGTCGCGGTGCGCCGAGGCAGTACCTCTCCCAGGTAGCTCAGTGCCGACGGCGAGAACGCACCGCCGGCGAAACCCTGCAGCACACGGA
The nucleotide sequence above comes from Mycobacteroides saopaulense. Encoded proteins:
- a CDS encoding MFS transporter, encoding MTRVVLIVLCALQVTMQLYVWIPIHDVVSSSYGGQNMTPALSAALFGYAAGFLLFGPITDRFGRRRVLLAGVSAMAILTLLLPFAPTPALFGLLRVLQGFAGGAFSPSALSYLGEVLPRRTATTAIGAVSTAYLMAGVLGQVLASVVTDAWGWQWLFWVSAIGLAGNVALLAVVMREEPSGDSSARVVSGFTAQARLLTRADIAVPLAAVFVLMLSFVAMYASLATQLVDALHLPESMGTTIRLAGIPGMLVAPFVGSWVGKVGTETGALAGYALAAAGLTVEALGANSIPVIIIGSNIFVAGIAVASTAMVTMFGDRAAPRRGAGTALYGFTVFLGASSAPYLAHALGFRPLLGLLVAALVGGAVLVASSRRASGPVKATVDIGTQPSPLP